The nucleotide sequence CCGTTCGGAAACTGAGTTAACGGATTGATACGCCGGTCGGATTCCCCTTCAGGCGGCGGTTGATAAACAATAGCAAGGAGCGTTCGAGCAATGCGTCACTTCGACTTCCAATTCGCCCGCCGGCTGATGCCGGTGATGGTGCTACTCGCCAGTGCGCTTGCAGTGACGGCTTGCGCGGGCAACAAGAACGTTCGCGGCAACGGCGGCATGCCGCAAGCCGGGATGCAGGGCAGCAACGGTCAGGCGTCCGGCACGGGCCAGCGTCGTGACATCGACGTGCGCGGTCTTCAGGATATCCCGCAAGGCGACCGTCACTTGTTCACCGACCCAAACAACCCGCTGTCGACCCGCACCATCTATTTCGCGCTGGACAGCAGCTCGATTGCGTCGAAGTATGGGAAGGTGATTCAGGCCCACGCCCACTATCTGGCCAATCACCCGAAGGTGCATCTGCGTCTGGAAGGCAACACCGACGAGCGTGGCACACGTGAATACAATGTCGCGCTTGGCGAGCGCCGCGCGGAATCGGTAAAGCAGGCCCTGGTATTGTCCGGCGCCAACGCGAGCCAGATCACCACGATTTCCTACGGTGAAGAACGGCCGGCTGTGCTTGGCCATACCAAAGCGGCGTACGCCAAGAATCGTCGTGTTGACTTCATCTACACGAATCAATAGTCGCTAGGGGCGAACGATGCGTAACGCGTTGATCACCACGACATTCGCCGCCACGGTCGCGCTTGCCGCGACCGGGCTGGCAGCCCATCCTGCCATGGCGGATTCCGCCGACAGCAACTCGCAGCCGTTGCGATTGGCCCAGAACGACAATGGCCCGAAACTGTTCACGCTGTATCAGCAGATTCAGAATCTCCAACAACAGGTCCGGGATCTGAACGGCCGGGTTGATACGCTGCAGCACAAGCTCAAGCAAAATGAGAAAGGTCAGCGCGATCTCTATCAGAATCTCGACAAGCGATTGAGCAAGCTGGAGAACGGCGGTGCGGGCGGCAGTGGCAGTAGCGGCAACGCTCATGGTAGTCAGGCGGCGACCGGCAACGATGACGGTAGCAATGCCTCGGATGTCGATGCCGCTACCCAGGCGGCTTACATGGACGGCTTCAACAAGCTCAAGAACGGCAAGTACGATGCAGCCATCGCCGCGTTCAAGCAGTTTGTCGCCCAGCACCCCCACACCAGTCTCACCGACAACGCCTGGTACTGGCTGGGCGAGACATATTACGTCCAGCAGAAGCTCGGCCAATCGGAAAAGGCATTCGACACGGTCGTGAATCAGTTCAGTGATTCGTCCAAGGTGCCGTCGGCGTTGTACAAGATTGGCCTGATCAAAGCGGCGCACAATCACAGCGACAATGCCAAGGCGACATGGCAGCGCGTGGTCGATCAGTATCCGAACAGCGACGCCGCCGGTCTGGCCAAGAAGAAACTGCAGTCGCTGGGCAGCGGCGGCTGACGGATACGTAACCGTGCCCGACATACTCGACGTACGATCCGACGAGATCCGCCGCGACGGCGTGCAGAGCAGCCGTTGGACACAGCGCGAGGACGCGCTGCGCATCACTGAAATATTCTGTTCCCTGCAGGGGGAGGCCCGCTCGGCCGGGCGAGTGTGCACCTTTGTTCGCCTGACCGGTTGCCCGCTACGCTGTCGTTACTGTGATACCGCTTACGCCTTTCACGGTGGCGAGTGGACCCGGCTGGACGACATTCTCGCCCGGGTGGATGCATTCGGGGCGCGTGATGTCTGTGTGACCGGCGGCGAGCCGCTGGCCCAGCCCAACGTCGCGCCGCTCGTGCGTCGCCTGTGTGATGCCGGCTACGATGTGTCCGTGGAAACCGCCGGGGCCCTGGATATCCGGCCCATCGATGTGCGCGCCTCGCGGGTGGTCGATATCAAGACCCCCGATTCGGGCGAAGCGGCCCGTAATCGCTGGGAGAATATCGATGCGCTCACCGATCATGACCAGCTGAAGTTCGTGATCTGCTCGCGTTCGGATTACGAGTGGTCCAAGTCGCGTCTGGCGGAAATCACGCCGCCGCCGGGATGCATGATCTGGTTTTCGCCCAGCCACGGCGAAATCACCGCGCGCGACCTCGCCGACTGGATCGTCGCAGATCGCCTGCCCGTGCGCTTCCAGCTCCAGCTGCACAAGCAGCTCTGGGGCGACGCGCCGGGCCATTAAACGACATCAGTCCCGTTTGCAGGAAAATCCATGTCTTCGTCCGATCAGCCCCTGGCCGTCGTTCTGCTGTCCGGCGGTCTCGATTCAACCACATGCCTGGCCGAAGCGGCGGCCGCCGGGTATCGCTGTTATGCGTTGAGCTTCGACTATGGCCAGCGCCATACCGCGGAACTCACCGCGGCGAAACGGATTGCGGCCGCGGCGGGGGTGGCCGAGCACAAGATCGTCACCATCGACTTCGACGGCATGGGTGGCTCGGCGCTTACCGACGACCGCATCGATGTGCCCGAAACGCCGAGCGAAGGGATTCCTTCGACTTATGTGCCGGCCCGTAACACACTCTTTCTCTCGGTGGCGCTCGGCTGGGCCGAGGTCCTGCATGCCGACGCCATTTATATCGGCGTGAATGCGGTGGACTACTCGGGGTATCCGGACTGTCGCCCAGAATTCATCGCGGCATTCGAACGCATGGCCGCGCTCGCGACCAAGGCCGGGGTCGAAGGCTATCCGGTTGCGTTGCGGACCCCGCTGATGCATCAGACCAAAGCCGAAATCATTCAGCGCGGGCAGGCGTTGGGTGTTGATTACAGCCAGACCGTGACCTGCTATCAGCCCGACGCGGATGCGCGGGCCTGTGGTCGCTGCGATGCCTGCCGACTGCGCCGTGCCGGGTTCGAGGCCGCCGGCGTGAGCGATCCGACGCGCTACCAGCCGGACGCGCCGAACGCCTGAATCCCAGGGGTGGCAAAATCGCCATTTTCCGGTATCATTCGCGCTCCGCGTGGGGCCGTTAGCTCAGTTGGTAGAGCAGTTGACTTTTAATCAATTGGTCGCTGGTTCGAATCCAGCACGGCCCACCATTTTGCATTTATTAATTAGTATCCTGTGTCGCTTGGTTGGGGGTGTATAAAAATACACTCCGAAAATTCCCCGAAAACCATCGGTCAGATTCGGCCTTGATAGCCCGCAGATTCGACCGAGCCCGCATCGGCAATTCGACCCGGCGATAGTGCTCTTTCATGGCCTCGGTCATGTGCCCGCCCTTGTCGGTGTCGCCGCCTTCCAGATACAGATACTCATCGGTCAGAGCTTTCGGCCGCATGTCGTTCAACGTGTAGCCATCGAGGCCCGCCGCACGCGCGGCGGCCGTGAATCGCCGGCTGATGTAGGCGACCGATACCGGTTTCCCCGAAAGCGACCGCTTTGAGATCTTCAGCGGGTAGCAGACCAGCGTCGCGCTGATCAGGCGCTGCTCGCGCTTCCACTCTCGGAACCACTCGATCACCTCGATCAGATCCTCGTTGGCGTAGATGATGGCGGCCTGCACGGTCTTGCCGCGCCGGATCGGTATCTCCTCTGATTTTCCTTGGCGGTGCGTTGTCCGACGCGCGATTCGCGGATGCGGTGCGCGGTCTATATGTCTTGCTGAGCGACGTTCTTGACTGCGACGGTGCGCACGGTCGGCCGGCTCATCGCTTCGCATATCGCCTCGGCGTCAACCAAGTCATTAACTCTGCGCCGGCCTCGCCGGGTAGGGTGAGGAGGCGTCCATTCCATTGCTTACGCCGAGAAAGGACCAGAATCAGCTCGAAGTAGACTCTGCTCTCGGCATGACGTATCACGGGGTACTTGCGGCACTGATGACGCCCATGATCAGCAGGCCGCAGGCAGTGATCGCCAATCCGCCATGGATGAGTATGATGGCAGAGGGCTGAGTCAGATGACTGGCGCGCAAAGCATATAGCAGACATCCGCCCGCAAAAGCGGCGGTGAGCATCAGCGCGCCAAAATCCAGCATGACGTCGGCTGACCCCTGCCAGCCGGTCACAGCGACGTAGACCACTGTCAATGCCGTGAATCCGGAAACGGGGTGGCCCCAAGCCACGATTGCTGGTGGTTTGCGTTTTCTCAGTGCGCACTTGGCCAGAAATAGCCCACCGGAGGCGGCCACGCAAGCAACGCACGTAGCTATCATGGCGATGACGACAAAATAGGCGTGCGGCATATTGGCTTTGACGTGGCTGAACATGGAGAGAAACGTGTCTTCACGAGTTCGCGCCTTGAGTACTTCTGGCTCCACTCGACCCGGGGCCCGCCGGGCAGCGTGCGTCCCCCGGGTCTGTCTCTATCTGCCCCTGCGGCGTCAGTCGGTCTTCGGGGCCCCTGCGATTCTCGCGGGCAGCCGCCGGATCACAAATCCAGGCATGAATGGCGGTATTTTGATAATGAAGTCGAACGCCATCAGCAGAACGCCGGCTGCAAAGACCACGTCGCCCGGAAAACGCAGCCATTGCCATAACGTCGTCGTGTCGTAGAACTTCAGGCTGCGCGCATAGGCATAGCCATGCTCATACACCGCGGCGAGCTGCGCCCATCCGATCGGAAAGAAGTTCAATGCGATCCATAGCACGAGGCCCGCGTTGTAGAGCCAGAAGGCAGTGAACCCGAGCTTGTCCGTCCACGGGTACCGATCGCCGGCCGCATAGCGCAGGCAGAAGTAGATGAGCGCGATTGCCATCAACCCGAAGGCACCGAACAGGGCGGTATGCGCATGGTTGAGCGTCAGAAATGTGCCGTGCTCGTAATAATTGACCAGGGGCGCATTGATGGTACCGCCCCCAAAGACGCCCGCACCCAGGAAATTCCAGAAGGCTGAGCCGAAAATGAACAGAAATGTCAGCCGAAAATTGAAATTCTGTCCCAGCTCTTTTATCGCACGGTATTGCCGTGAGGCCTCCATAATCAGCAGCAGCAGCGGCATGACTTCGATGAATGAAAAGACGCTGCCCACCGGCACCCACATGCCGGGTTCGCCGACCCAGTAAAGGTGGTGGCCCACACCGAGCATGCCGCCCAGAAAGACAAGGATAAGATCAAAGATCGCGGCACGCGTGGTCAGCGCCCGGGAAACCAGGCCGATCGACATCAGTAGCCAGGCCAGCATGATCGTGAAGAAGAACTCGAAAGACTGCTCGACCCACAGATGGACGACCCACCAGCGCCAGAAGTCGGTAATCGTGAACGAGTGATTGATCCCCGTGAGTGGAATCATGCCGAACCAGTAGAGCAATGCGATATTCAGCGTGCTCGCCCAAACGAGATGCTCGACGCGGATGCGTGCGGTCCAGAAGGCTTTTGCTGCTTCCTTGAAGTCAACCAGGCGTGGCCAGATGGCCCGTCCCATCAGCAAACTCCAGGCCAGCAATCCCATGAAGAATCCGATTTGCCAGAGGCGACCGAGCTCGATATAAGCGAGCCCCTGGTTACCGATCCAGAACCAGCCTTTCTGAATATAGCCCATCACGCCCATGTAATCGCCAACCAGGGCACCGGCGACCACGAGCAGGGTGACGATCAACAGCAGGTGGTTCATCAAGCCTTGGCCACGCCCCTCGCGCCCGGCCATCAGGGGGGCGATGAACAAACCGGATCCCAGCCAGGCAAGCCCAATCCAGACAATCGCGCCCTGCAGGTGTACGTCGCGAAGAAACTGAAAGGGCAGGAGGTAGTCAGTATTGACACCGTAGAAGTTCGCCCGATCGGAATAGCCATGCGCCATCATGGCCCCGGCCGCGATTTGCACCAAAAAAATCGCGGCCACTACAAGAAAATAAAAGCCTGTAGCCCGCTGCCCGGGCGTCAGCGGATGGAACCTGTCCAGTAACAGCTGCGGTGTTCCAGTATCGCGGTTGATCCAGTGTTCGAAAATGAACACGACCGCCCCGAACAGGGCGAAGGTGATCATGAACGAAACCCAGGTCCATATGAACGTGCCATTGGTCGGCGTATTACCGACGAAAGGCTCATAGGGCCAGTTGTTGGTCCATGAGCTGTTGGTGTCGGGACGCCTGGCGACCGTTGTGATGGATGAGTAGATCACAAAATCGGCCGCGGCCCGAGCTTTTTGGGGGGTGAGGCTGTAGGCCCGCGTATAGCCTTTCTTGAAATGGTTGTGGAGAATGAAGTTCGGGATGTCGCGCTGCAGTTTTTGTATCGCGTTTGCCACCGGGGCCGGGACCGTCAGCACGCTTTTCCACAAGGCAAGGCCGTGCAGATCCTTTTGCATTCGGGTCTTGACCAATGCCTGTTGCCCTTCGCCGAGTTTGGCGAACGGCTTCCCATAACGGTTTTCAGCGATGGCGTCCGCGGTGAGGTGGGCGAGTCGCATCAGATATTTGGCGGTCCAATCCTCGCCGTAATAGGTCCCCATTCCGTAGATGCTGCCGTAGTCGCCGAGGTCGGCCTGCTGAAAGGCGCCCTTGCCGGCGACGATGTCTTGG is from Salinisphaera sp. LB1 and encodes:
- the pal gene encoding peptidoglycan-associated lipoprotein Pal; this translates as MRHFDFQFARRLMPVMVLLASALAVTACAGNKNVRGNGGMPQAGMQGSNGQASGTGQRRDIDVRGLQDIPQGDRHLFTDPNNPLSTRTIYFALDSSSIASKYGKVIQAHAHYLANHPKVHLRLEGNTDERGTREYNVALGERRAESVKQALVLSGANASQITTISYGEERPAVLGHTKAAYAKNRRVDFIYTNQ
- the ybgF gene encoding tol-pal system protein YbgF, which gives rise to MRNALITTTFAATVALAATGLAAHPAMADSADSNSQPLRLAQNDNGPKLFTLYQQIQNLQQQVRDLNGRVDTLQHKLKQNEKGQRDLYQNLDKRLSKLENGGAGGSGSSGNAHGSQAATGNDDGSNASDVDAATQAAYMDGFNKLKNGKYDAAIAAFKQFVAQHPHTSLTDNAWYWLGETYYVQQKLGQSEKAFDTVVNQFSDSSKVPSALYKIGLIKAAHNHSDNAKATWQRVVDQYPNSDAAGLAKKKLQSLGSGG
- the queE gene encoding 7-carboxy-7-deazaguanine synthase QueE gives rise to the protein MQSSRWTQREDALRITEIFCSLQGEARSAGRVCTFVRLTGCPLRCRYCDTAYAFHGGEWTRLDDILARVDAFGARDVCVTGGEPLAQPNVAPLVRRLCDAGYDVSVETAGALDIRPIDVRASRVVDIKTPDSGEAARNRWENIDALTDHDQLKFVICSRSDYEWSKSRLAEITPPPGCMIWFSPSHGEITARDLADWIVADRLPVRFQLQLHKQLWGDAPGH
- the queC gene encoding 7-cyano-7-deazaguanine synthase QueC, encoding MSSSDQPLAVVLLSGGLDSTTCLAEAAAAGYRCYALSFDYGQRHTAELTAAKRIAAAAGVAEHKIVTIDFDGMGGSALTDDRIDVPETPSEGIPSTYVPARNTLFLSVALGWAEVLHADAIYIGVNAVDYSGYPDCRPEFIAAFERMAALATKAGVEGYPVALRTPLMHQTKAEIIQRGQALGVDYSQTVTCYQPDADARACGRCDACRLRRAGFEAAGVSDPTRYQPDAPNA
- a CDS encoding nitric-oxide reductase large subunit → MDTVKAALVSEWVATIGGPPLKSLSAYILRLCTARDSLAPIFDFRTSDKFETTHQSKPNGGKLKVATNDTNYAARALEDNDPLTTLLKWVLFIVGVASLAALAYGTYATYTHAPPQPTKVVSPSGATLFTNQDIVAGKGAFQQADLGDYGSIYGMGTYYGEDWTAKYLMRLAHLTADAIAENRYGKPFAKLGEGQQALVKTRMQKDLHGLALWKSVLTVPAPVANAIQKLQRDIPNFILHNHFKKGYTRAYSLTPQKARAAADFVIYSSITTVARRPDTNSSWTNNWPYEPFVGNTPTNGTFIWTWVSFMITFALFGAVVFIFEHWINRDTGTPQLLLDRFHPLTPGQRATGFYFLVVAAIFLVQIAAGAMMAHGYSDRANFYGVNTDYLLPFQFLRDVHLQGAIVWIGLAWLGSGLFIAPLMAGREGRGQGLMNHLLLIVTLLVVAGALVGDYMGVMGYIQKGWFWIGNQGLAYIELGRLWQIGFFMGLLAWSLLMGRAIWPRLVDFKEAAKAFWTARIRVEHLVWASTLNIALLYWFGMIPLTGINHSFTITDFWRWWVVHLWVEQSFEFFFTIMLAWLLMSIGLVSRALTTRAAIFDLILVFLGGMLGVGHHLYWVGEPGMWVPVGSVFSFIEVMPLLLLIMEASRQYRAIKELGQNFNFRLTFLFIFGSAFWNFLGAGVFGGGTINAPLVNYYEHGTFLTLNHAHTALFGAFGLMAIALIYFCLRYAAGDRYPWTDKLGFTAFWLYNAGLVLWIALNFFPIGWAQLAAVYEHGYAYARSLKFYDTTTLWQWLRFPGDVVFAAGVLLMAFDFIIKIPPFMPGFVIRRLPARIAGAPKTD